One region of Coregonus clupeaformis isolate EN_2021a chromosome 31, ASM2061545v1, whole genome shotgun sequence genomic DNA includes:
- the LOC121547452 gene encoding zinc finger protein 540-like, with the protein MQKQMSGGKGPPLPLPSLRLMVPPLRLVSAAIWQTVQQRHVMDYGMLEEFVTMVTEMVPELLNLRQKAQLILGLRARLVLELCRSKPIADLQTIQPHLDRIEILTPFWGTQTDDGDLSESNFLGLIQTLLNDPDEMEHFFQDVFPVEFGPNYDAAIEKLMCQFLSRLEKLLPVSNFQQAASLLSDVPSVLEECVQSVSHPQQLKTLLQYYRDLGQLDNHDTLSSSDGDCILSALCLPPVERVVIATEQTESETQTLSLNVFMDTFTKELEVDSATLTEYTEMEPGTSMDVIGREERVECEKSNKQAIEFADPVEHEDMAVHAGNEEENVLGIGPVEDETEGIVEEVDPRYGTVMVIGEDGVAQPYEDSSIRKPQIKTQKDSGSHGEQMKSIDVSDTIISSMLHKPSVELQRIDTTNLILPSRPVRQNRGLKMKTLLARERKQTKTEFSEENTFKKCPICGKTFSRGADMKRHQKIHTGERPFQCLQCRKRFLYHFDLRRHRQNVCKVVVSEPEGETSKQLKGKGERPEMSNKSYKDPQSLEKPRLKCEKDSKKRRSRSPASDEKDSEMPSETVQKPEGGDTEPSSGVPLEATPEDSDSSSTSTPQDPSYDPSGEPSKTEKHKQSKVCCICKKRLPKSYSMKVHMRSHSDLRPHKCPHCGQKFKNIYDMRKHIVKTVCKVLRADPEEAQAQVDALTHSPLHCTECSRMFADPVKLDRHKLSHKPLKCTMCENSFNGVKPLKKHYLDVHKFSGPFLCTSCDKSYTDLAALIRHERTHTGDLPYQCSHCPRKFNLSAVLVEHERIHTGEKRCLCWECGKGFISNAKLKMHMLCVHRKPEDKHFSCSQCDKSYALQRTLQVHVTRHHAGVRFPCTYCGKLFLNMSSLTRHDLIHTQERPFKCTELECGKSFKSKSEVKVHMRYHTGERPFKCIVCGKGFTQNCYLTQHMRTHTGEKPYPCSVCGRKFDDSRKRKRHMMIHTGEKPHKCLKCEKAFSRADLLKAHDRKEH; encoded by the exons ATGCAAAAACAAATGTCTGGGGGGAAAG gtcccccccttcctctcccctctctgcgcCTCATGGTCCCACCACTGCGGCTGGTCTCAGCAGCCATCTGGCAGACGGTCCAGCAGAGACACGTAATGGATTATGGGATGCTGGAAGAGTTTGTTACCATGGTCACAGAGATGGTTCCAGAGCTTCTGAACCTCAGACAGAAGGCCCAACTTATTCTGGGTCTTCGAGcacgg CTGGTACTGGAGTTGTGTCGCTCCAAGCCGATCGCTGACCTCCAGACCATTCAGCCACACCTGGACAGGATAGAGATCCTCACACCTTTCTGGGGTACACAG ACTGATGATGGAGATTTATCTGAATCCAACTTTCTGGGGCTGATTCAAACCCTGCTGAACGACCCAGATGAGATGGAACACTTCTTCCAG GATGTTTTTCCTGTGGAATTTGGCCCCAACTATGATGCAGCAATAGAGAAACTCATGTGTCAGTTTCTTTCAAGACTTGAGAAGCTACTTCCAGTATCAAACTTTCAACAG GCTGCGTCCCTGCTCAGCGATGTCCCCTCTGTTCTGGAGGAATGTGTTCAGTCTGTGTCTCACCCTCAGCAGCTGAAAACCCTTCTTCAGTACTACAGAGACCTTGGCCAGCTGGACAACCATG ATACTCTGTCTTCTTCCGATGGGGACTGCATTCTctcagctctctgtctccctccagtaGAAAGGGTGGTGATTGCAACCGAACAGACAGAGTCAGAAACACAGACATTATCCTTGAACGTCTTTATGGATACATTCACCAAAGAGTTGGAGGTGGACTCTGCAACACTGACAGAGTACACAGAGATGGAACCCGGGACAAGTATGGATGtaataggaagagaggagagggtggaatGTGAGAAAAGCAACAAACAAGCTATAGAGTTTGCTGACCCTGTGGAACATGAGGACATGGCGGTTCATGCCGGTAATGAAGAAGAGAATGTTCTGGGGATTGGACCAGTAGAAGATGAGACTGAAGGTATTGTTGAAGAAGTGGATCCCAGGTACGGAACAGTGATGGTTATCGGGGAAGATGGGGTGGCACAGCCTTATGAAGATTCAAGCATCAGAAAGCCCCAAATAAAAACTCAGAAAGACAGTGGAAGTCATGGAGAACAAATGAAAAGCATAGATGTATCTGATACGATTATATCCTCAATGCTTCACAAGCCTTCAGTGGAGCTTCAAAGAATTGACACTACTAACCTGATATTGCCATCTAGACCAGTTAGACAAAACAGGGGGCTTAAGATGAAGACATTGCTAGCACGAGAacggaaacaaaccaaaacagAATTTTCAGAAGAAAATACATTCAAGAAATGCCCAATTTGTGGGAAGACTTTCAGTCGAGGTGCAGACATGAAGCGGCACCAGAAGATCCACACAGGTGAGCGCCCATTTCAGTGTCTCCAGTGTAGGAAACGCTTCCTGTATCATTTTGATCTGAGGAGACATCGGCAAAATGTGTGTAAAGTAGTTGTGTCAGAACCTGAAGGTGAAACATCCAAGCAGCTCAAAGGCAAAGGTGAAAGACCTGAAATGTCGAATAAGAGTTACAAGGACCCACAAAGCTTGGAGAAACCGAGACTAAAATGTGAAAAAGACTCCAAGAAAAGGCGTAGCAGATCTCCAGCTAGTGATGAGAAGGACTCTGAGATGCCCAGCGAAACAGTCCAGAAACCTGAGGGAGGAGACACGGAGCCATCCAGTGGTGTTCCTCTTGAGGCAACACCTGAGGACAGTGACTCGTCCTCAACCAGTACACCCCAGGACCCATCTTACGACCCATCTGGCGAACCTAGCAAGACCGAAAAACACAAACAGTCAAAAGTGTGCTGCATTTGCAAAAAACGTTTGCCAAAATCTTACAGCATGAAAGTTCACATGAGATCCCACTCAGATCTGCGCCCTCACAAATGTCCTCATTGTGGGCAGAAGTTCAAGAACATCTATGATATGAGGAAGCACATTGTAAAGACAGTGTGCAAGGTGCTGCGAGCTGATCCTGAAGAGGCCCAGGCCCAGGTAGATGCACTCACCCACAGCCCTCTCCACTGCACTGAGTGCAGTAGGATGTTTGCAGACCCAGTAAAGCTAGATAGACATAAGCTGTCGCACAAGCCTTTGAAATGCACCATGTGTGAAAACAGCTTCAACGGGGTCAAGCCCCTCAAGAAACACTATCTGGATGTCCATAAATTCAGCGGGCCATTCCTCTGCACCTCCTGTGATAAAAGCTACACTGATTTAGCAGCTCTGATCAGACACGAGAGGACTCACACCGGAGATCTCCCATACCAGTGCTCCCACTGTCCAAGGAAGTTCAACTTATCAGCGGTTCTTGTCGAACACGAgagaatacatacaggagagaaacgaTGCCTTTGCTGGGAGTGTGGAAAGGGATTTATCAGCAATGCAAAACTGAAAATGCACATGCTGTGTGTTCACAGAAAACCTGAAGATAAACACTTTTCCTGCTCCCAGTGTGACAAATCTTACGCGTTACAAAGGACGTTACAAGTCCATGTGACGAGACATCATGCTGGGGTGCGTTTCCCGTGCACATACTGCGGTAAGCTGTTTCTGAACATGTCCTCATTGACAAGGCATGACCTGATTCACACTCAGGAGAGGCCTTTTAAATGCACCGAATTGGAGTGCGGCAAAAGTTTCAAATCGAAATCTGAAGTGAAGGTACACATGAGATACCATACTGGGGAGCGGCCATTCAAGTGTATTGTCTGTGGGAAGGGTTTTACTCAAAACTGTTATCTCACTCAACACATGCGAACTCATACAGGGGAGAAGCCATATCCGTGTTCTGTCTGTGGAAGAAAATTTGATGACTCTAGGAAACGGAAAAGACACATGATGATTCACACCGGAGAGAAGCCCCACAAATGTTTGAAATGTGAGAAAGCTTTCAGTCGGGCAGACCTTTTGAAAGCACATGACAGGAAAGAACACTGA